CCTCTCTTTTTCTGCCCACTAAAGCGTATAGATCTCTCAACCCCCGTTGGTAAAAGCGTTTCACTTGCACTGTGTAATCGCATTACGGTTTACTCCCTTCATACTCCGTGGGATTCAGCAGTGGGGGGAGGAAACGATTTCTGGGCGGATCTGCTTGGGCTTCAGAATAGAGCTCCCATAGTTCCAGCTCCTGCTGATCCGAGAGCTGGAATGGGAAGGATAGGAGAGATAGGCGAGATCTCCTTTGAGGAGATCGTTTCTCACTTAAAAGATAGCGTTTCCTTTCTTATTCCGGTATTTGCAGGGAGGGAGCGCATTTCGAAAGTTGCTGTATGTATGGGAAGCTGTGGAGATCTCTTGGGAAGGGTGCGAGAGCTATCAGCTCATCTATTTATAACCGCTGATTTAAAGTATCATCAGATACTCGAAGCAGTTAGCTTTAAGATTAATCTCATCATAATGAGCCATCATGAGATGGAGGAAAGAACCTTGCCTAAGCTTGCCGACCATGTGAGAAAACTTGCCCCTGAGCTGGACGTGCAGGTTATAC
The Synergistota bacterium DNA segment above includes these coding regions:
- a CDS encoding Nif3-like dinuclear metal center hexameric protein; its protein translation is MKHTELIDLIEEAFPSSLVEGWDNSGLQIGPFDSEIRRVGVALNPSFHSIASAAESNCDFLITHHPLFFCPLKRIDLSTPVGKSVSLALCNRITVYSLHTPWDSAVGGGNDFWADLLGLQNRAPIVPAPADPRAGMGRIGEIGEISFEEIVSHLKDSVSFLIPVFAGRERISKVAVCMGSCGDLLGRVRELSAHLFITADLKYHQILEAVSFKINLIIMSHHEMEERTLPKLADHVRKLAPELDVQVILERDPLSG